One part of the Glycine max cultivar Williams 82 chromosome 14, Glycine_max_v4.0, whole genome shotgun sequence genome encodes these proteins:
- the LOC100775877 gene encoding transport inhibitor response 1-like protein: MREKENHPSTNSEDDHRSSLLDLARAEITESSNSKTRTCGSGLGSGSGTSEPQAPFPDQVLENVLENVLHFLSSRRDRNAASLVCRSWYRAEALTRSELFIGNCYALSPTRATARFTRARSVTVKGKPRFADFDLMPADWGAHFSPWASALSQAYPWLEKLHLKRMLLTDADLALIADSFAAFRELVLVCCEGFGTPGLAVVVSKCRLLRVLELVESEVEDDEEVDWISCFPESQTNLESLVFDCVDVPINFEALEGLVARSPRLKKLRLNRYVSMAELYRLLLRAPQLTHLGTGSFSATEAGAVGDQEPDYQEPDYAAAFEACRSLVCLSGFREIWADYLPAIYPVCTNLTSLNLSYADVNTDQLKSVIRHCHKLQIFWVLDSIRDEGLQAVAATCKDLRELRVFPVDAREETDGPVSEVGFEAISQGCRKLESILFFTQRMTNAAVVAMSKNCPDLVVFRLCIIGRYRPDPVTEEPMDEGFGAIVMNCKKLTRLAMSGLLTDRVFEYIGMYGKLVRTLSVAFAGDTDVGLKYVLEGCPNLQKLEIRDSPFGDGALRSGLHHYYNMRFLWMSSCKLTRQACQEVARALPNLVLEVINNNNEENAGDEEENAGDEVETLYMYRSLDGPRDDAPRFVTILQ; this comes from the exons atgagagagaaagagaaccaTCCTTCGACAAACTCCGAGGACGACCACCGATCCTCCTTACTGGATCTGGCGCGTGCCGAAATCACGGAATCCTCTAACTCCAAGACCCGAACCTGCGGTTCGGGTCTTGGTTCGGGTTCCGGCACCTCTGAGCCTCAGGCTCCCTTCCCGGACCAGGTCCTCGAGAACGTGCTCGAGAACGTTCTCCACTTCCTCTCGTCGCGGCGCGACCGCAACGCCGCCTCATTGGTGTGCCGCTCCTGGTACCGCGCCGAGGCCCTCACCCGATCCGAGCTCTTCATCGGCAACTGCTACGCGCTCTCCCCCACTCGCGCCACCGCCCGCTTCACGCGCGCCAGGTCCGTCACCGTCAAGGGCAAGCCCCGCTTCGCCGACTTCGATCTTATGCCCGCCGACTGGGGGGCCCACTTCTCCCCCTGGGCCTCCGCCCTCTCCCAGGCCTACCCCTGGCTCGAGAAGCTCCACCTCAAGCGCATGCTGCTCACCGACGCCGACCTCGCCCTAATCGCCGACTCCTTCGCCGCCTTCCGCGAACTCGTCCTCGTCTGCTGCGAGGGCTTCGGCACTCCCGGCCTCGCCGTCGTCGTCTCCAAGTGCAG ATTGCTGAGGGTGCTTGAGCTTGTGGAATCTGAGGTTGAGGACGATGAGGAGGTGGATTGGATTTCGTGTTTTCCCGAGAGCCAAACCAATCTGGAGTCTCTTGTGTTTGACTGTGTTGATGTTCCTATCAATTTCGAGGCTTTGGAGGGTTTAGTGGCTAGGTCGCCTCGCTTGAAGAAGCTTCGTTTGAACCGATATGTTTCCATGGCTGAGCTCTATCGTTTGTTGCTTCGAGCTCCGCAGCTTACTCACCTTGGAACGGGTTCATTCAGTGCTACTGAGGCTGGGGCGGTCGGGGATCAGGAGCCGGATTATCAGGAGCCGGATTACGCGGCCGCCTTTGAGGCTTGCAGATCCCTGGTTTGCCTGTCTGGATTCAGGGAGATTTGGGCGGATTACCTTCCTGCTATTTATCCTGTCTGCACAAATCTGACATCGTTGAATTTGAGCTATGCTGATGTTAACACGGATCAGCTGAAGTCAGTTATCCGCCACTGTCATAAGCTGCAGATATTCTGG GTACTTGATTCGATACGTGATGAGGGGCTTCAGGCGGTGGCTGCAACTTGCAAGGACTTGCGCGAACTTCGGGTTTTTCCTGTGGATGCAAGGGAGGAGACTGATGGGCCTGTTTCTGAGGTGGGGTTTGAAGCAATTTCTCAGGGTTGTAGGAAGTTGGAATCGATTTTGTTTTTCACCCAGAGGATGACTAATGCGGCTGTGGTGGCTATGTCAAAGAACTGCCCGGATCTTGTGGTGTTTCGTTTATGTATAATTGGGCGGTATAGGCCGGATCCTGTGACTGAGGAACCCATGGATGAGGGTTTTGGTGCTATTGTTATGAATTGCAAGAAGCTCACTCGGCTTGCTATGTCTGGTTTGCTGACTGATCGTGTTTTTGAGTACATTGGGATGTATGGGAAATTGGTTAGGACGCTGTCAGTTGCCTTTGCTGGGGACACTGACGTCGGCCTTAAATATGTGCTTGAAGGATGCCCTAATTTGCAAAAGCTTGAAATCAGGGATAGTCCTTTTGGGGATGGAGCTCTGAGATCCGGTTTGCATCATTATTACAACATGAGATTCCTCTGGATGTCATCCTGTAAATTGACGCGCCAAGCTTGCCAAGAGGTTGCTCGAGCATTGCCCAACCTGGTTTTGGAAgtgatcaacaacaacaacgaggAGAATGCAGGTGATGAAGAGGAGAATGCAGGTGATGAAGTTGAGACATTGTACATGTATCGGTCTCTTGATGGACCACGGGATGATGCTCCAAGATTTGTTACCATCCTGcaatag